A stretch of the Polyangiaceae bacterium genome encodes the following:
- a CDS encoding response regulator → MRASSLTTHEVAALLEVSPSAVLTWIAKGWLNAHRTPGGHRRVATLDLVRFLRGRRMPVPAVLTAVERLLFIDDDPVFLRNAKRLMKRHVPELSVETSEGAMDGLIKVGTFQPNAVILDAFMPGIDGVELCHRLRESADTEHIAVVALTGHPGRDLAARFEAAGALACLSKPLDVSALLRLLGLQRNHEVMR, encoded by the coding sequence ATGCGGGCCAGCAGCCTGACGACGCACGAAGTGGCCGCCCTGCTCGAGGTCAGCCCGTCGGCCGTGCTGACCTGGATCGCGAAGGGTTGGCTGAACGCTCACCGCACTCCTGGAGGTCACCGCCGCGTCGCGACGCTCGACCTGGTCCGCTTCCTCCGCGGGAGACGCATGCCCGTCCCCGCGGTGCTGACGGCGGTCGAGCGGCTGCTGTTCATCGACGACGATCCCGTGTTCCTGCGCAACGCGAAGCGCTTGATGAAGCGTCACGTACCGGAGCTCTCGGTGGAGACCTCGGAGGGCGCCATGGACGGCCTGATCAAAGTGGGCACCTTCCAGCCCAATGCGGTGATCCTGGATGCTTTCATGCCGGGCATCGACGGGGTCGAGCTGTGTCACCGGCTGCGCGAGTCCGCCGACACCGAGCACATCGCGGTGGTGGCATTGACCGGACACCCCGGGCGCGACCTGGCAGCGCGGTTCGAAGCAGCCGGAGCGCTGGCCTGCCTGTCCAAGCCCCTCGACGTCAGCGCGCTGCTCCGCCTGCTCGGACTGCAACGCAACCACGAGGTGATGCGATGA
- a CDS encoding class I SAM-dependent methyltransferase, whose amino-acid sequence MTEPVRLETATTPLQRSPRRLRARRLRLGDLRLGDTLARGRHATLGRIEGTVEDLSLSGLALVLPDRASSHGLVLLGDRVEKLRIECKHGPIHRGDASVRHVAERGGDLLLGLELSAPGVDLGLVHRLSSQSAFAERFAAVLASGQGVKLFAEFKAWVADLRAWLLATKSFLDAEERAVAGLDRYSREETLAAYLDTVAPEIVAHMNAASEELADFASRLSEDQHPHYRAYYRAHLHALILESPLLRRAFEKPLGYAGDYEMMNMLYRDHAEGDSLFARALNVYGAQEPAARANINRLTYLGDLIRNEVAERSGRVRVASIGCGPAQEIAALLTADPGIGPRLDVALLDQEERAISYCERTLGPLGARTGAHLDIISESVRRLLASRRLGAALGARDFVYSAGLFDYLSPRTVVALLESLYDALVPGGQLAIGNVAAHNPTRWFMEYCLDWNLIHRTPEELSAFAEHLQPRPTRVLVDHEPTGVNLFLRVWK is encoded by the coding sequence ATGACCGAACCGGTACGACTCGAGACCGCCACTACTCCCCTCCAGCGCTCTCCGCGCCGCCTGCGCGCCCGGCGCCTCCGGCTCGGCGATCTGAGGCTCGGTGACACGCTGGCCCGCGGGCGACACGCGACCCTCGGCCGCATCGAGGGCACGGTGGAAGACCTCTCGCTGTCGGGCCTCGCGCTGGTGCTCCCGGATCGCGCTTCCTCCCACGGCCTGGTGTTGCTCGGCGATCGCGTCGAGAAGCTGCGCATCGAGTGCAAGCACGGCCCCATCCACCGGGGTGACGCCAGCGTGCGCCACGTGGCGGAGCGCGGCGGCGATCTGCTGCTCGGGCTCGAGCTCTCCGCGCCGGGCGTCGATCTCGGCCTGGTTCATCGCCTGAGCTCGCAGAGCGCGTTCGCGGAGCGCTTCGCCGCGGTCCTGGCGTCCGGGCAGGGGGTCAAGCTGTTCGCCGAGTTCAAGGCTTGGGTCGCCGATCTCAGAGCCTGGCTCTTGGCCACCAAGAGTTTCCTGGACGCCGAGGAGCGCGCCGTCGCCGGGCTCGACCGCTACTCCCGCGAGGAGACCCTCGCGGCGTACCTCGACACCGTCGCACCGGAGATCGTCGCGCACATGAACGCGGCCTCGGAGGAGCTGGCCGACTTCGCCTCGCGCCTCTCGGAGGACCAGCACCCACACTACCGCGCCTACTACCGCGCGCACTTGCACGCGCTGATCCTGGAGTCACCGCTCTTGCGTCGGGCCTTCGAGAAGCCTCTGGGTTACGCCGGGGACTACGAGATGATGAACATGCTCTACCGCGATCACGCGGAAGGCGACTCGCTGTTCGCCCGAGCGCTGAACGTGTACGGGGCGCAAGAGCCGGCGGCCCGCGCCAACATCAACCGGCTGACCTACCTGGGGGATCTGATCCGCAATGAGGTCGCCGAGCGCAGTGGACGCGTGCGGGTCGCCAGCATCGGCTGCGGGCCGGCGCAGGAGATCGCGGCCCTCTTGACCGCCGACCCCGGGATCGGGCCGCGCCTGGACGTCGCGCTCCTCGACCAGGAGGAACGGGCCATCTCCTACTGCGAGCGCACCCTGGGCCCGCTGGGAGCGCGCACCGGCGCTCATCTGGACATCATCAGCGAGTCCGTCCGGCGCTTGCTCGCGAGCCGCCGGCTGGGCGCGGCGCTCGGCGCCCGAGATTTCGTCTACAGCGCTGGCCTCTTCGATTACCTGAGCCCGCGCACGGTGGTGGCCCTCCTCGAGTCGTTGTACGATGCGCTGGTCCCGGGGGGACAGCTCGCGATCGGCAACGTCGCAGCCCACAACCCGACGCGCTGGTTCATGGAGTACTGTCTCGACTGGAACCTGATCCATCGGACGCCGGAGGAGCTCTCTGCGTTCGCGGAGCACCTCCAGCCGCGCCCGACCCGCGTGCTCGTCGATCACGAACCCACTGGCGTGAACCTGTTCTTGCGCGTGTGGAAATGA